Within Cellulophaga sp. L1A9, the genomic segment CTCTCCCTGATATCATTTTTAAATTTCTCGATCCAACTAGGCTGAAAGTCCTTGGTACGCTTGCTCTCGTAGTAGATTTTTCCACAATGCTGCTCCGTTCGCGTATTCACTATTTGAATACAATCGCCTCCTCGCGCTCCTTTTTTTATTTCTTCTATGGTATCTAAAGGAAACTGAGCTGCCAACCATTCTTCTATCGCTAATTCTTGTACTTCTCCTTGTAACTGCATGGAACCCTGCTCCTGCTTACGTTTCATTTCTTCCGTAAGCTTTTTTTGGTCCTCTAATTGTTTTTGCATTTCCTTAAAACGCAATTCATTTTTATCTTCTTCCGATTTCTTAATCTTCTCTTTTTCAGCAATAAGAATCTCATTAAGCTTTTTTTGAGCTTCTGCTTCAGCCGCCTCTTTCAATTCGCCTTTTTCTCTTTTGAGTTTTTCTATTTCGGCTTTAGAGCGATTTAGTTCTTTTACTTGTTCTGACTTTTCATTCAATTCTTTTTGTAAAGCATTAAACTGTTCCGACTGTTCTTCTGTTAGTTTCTTTTTAAGCTTGGCTTCAATCTCTTTTTTACCTGCTTTTAGTTGATTATCTAAGCGCTCTTGAAACAATTCATTTTCTTGTTTCTTCTTTTGTTCGAATATTATTTTTTCTTGTTTCAGTTTCTCCTGCTCCTGCTGGTATTTTCTCTTTTCTTCTGCAATTTGAGACTGATATTTCTGCTTTATTTCTTCTTCTAATTGATGCGATAAAATATCCTGAACGTCTATGGATGTTCCACAATTAGGGCATTTTATTTGAGTTTCGTTTTTCATGCTACTTCGGTTTTCATCTTTGTCGCCATACTACATCTACTTTTTAGGCCATTTCACAAAACACCAGCAACACCACTTTTGGTAATCAGCATAGGTTTATGTTTTGCGCTTGCAACCCTTTTATCAGGATTAAAAATGTGGTAAATATAATTACCAATGCGACTAAAGGTCTAAAATTTAGTTATTCTTCTCTGCAAATTTACTCAATGTATCTTCAAAATCTAAACCACAAAGCAGGTTGTTTTAGAAATTAATGGGCTCCCTTGATTTTAGGGCAGTACAAGGTTTACTAATTATGACCTAGATAGATTTAAAAATACAAAAGCCCTAACGATTTTGTTAGGGCTTCTGATGAACCATGAAAAAACACTCCGAAAATTCACCTAATTATTTTAGTTTAAAGCTTCTATGATGAAATTGGCTGTTGCAAAATCTCCATCCCCATTAAAATTTAAAGTGGCACTCCCCGATAATAAATCGGCAAGAAATAGTTTTTTACTATCGGATCCTAGATCTTCGTCCGCATCAAAAATGGTAGGATCATATTCTTTAAGCACTCCCAATAGATAAATGTAACTCTCGGGTCCTGGATTTTCAAGAACAACAGTTATTGAGGAATTTATAGCTAATTGAAAATTACTTGTTGTTTGATAGCTGCCGCTATCATATGGACCCCACAAATAAGTGCCAAAATTAATAATTCCTTGTAGGAGTGACTCATGCTCATTTTGAGTCAATAGTGTCACAGATCCAAACATTTCAGCAATACCATCGGTCTCCCCTTTAACTCCGGAACAATTAAGATCCGAAAGGGTTATTTTAAATCTAGATCTAATTTTTTCACACTGTTGTACGCTATATTCTGTGGCTAATACAATATTAGATATCGCATTGTTACTTATATTTCTTAAGGTATAGGATAATGGAGCTCCAGGCGAATCTTTGGTATAATTACCACCACTTAAAATAAAACTTTTCAC encodes:
- a CDS encoding DUF2130 domain-containing protein encodes the protein MKNETQIKCPNCGTSIDVQDILSHQLEEEIKQKYQSQIAEEKRKYQQEQEKLKQEKIIFEQKKKQENELFQERLDNQLKAGKKEIEAKLKKKLTEEQSEQFNALQKELNEKSEQVKELNRSKAEIEKLKREKGELKEAAEAEAQKKLNEILIAEKEKIKKSEEDKNELRFKEMQKQLEDQKKLTEEMKRKQEQGSMQLQGEVQELAIEEWLAAQFPLDTIEEIKKGARGGDCIQIVNTRTEQHCGKIYYESKRTKDFQPSWIEKFKNDIRERGANIGVLVTEVMPSDMDRMGLREGIWICNYDEFKGLCKVLRESIIKVNLALSTQENKGDKMDMLYDYLTSNQFRMQIEAIVEGFTSMKTALDSEKRAMQRIWKEREKQIEKVTNNTIDMHAAIKGIAGNAIQSVKALELPGGDEAFL